The genomic region CCCCGTCTGCGTGGGGCACGCTGGATTGCCGTGGGACGGCTGGATTTGAACAGTGAGGGGCTGCTGATCTTCACCACGTCGGGCGATCTGGCCAACAAGCTGATGCATCCCCGCTATGGCTGGGAGCGTGAGTACGCGGTGCGGGTGCTGGGGCGGGTGGATGACGGGATCCGCCAGCAGCTGCTGACCGGGGTGACGCTGGAAGACGGTCCGGCCACGCTGCAGTCCATCGAGGACATCGGCGGCGAAGGTGCCAATCACTGGTATCGGGTGGTGATTCTGGAAGGGCGCAACCGTGAGGTGCGGCGGCTCTTCGATGCCGTGGGGCTGACCGTTTCGCGGCTGGTGCGCATCCGTTTTGGTCCGATCGCGCTGCCGCCGCGGCTGCAGCGTGGTCGCCTGCACGCCTTGACCGAGGCCGAGGTGCGTCAGCTGCAGCAGCAGATGCGCCGCCATGTGGCCGAGATGACTGACGGGGCGGCGGACGCCGCGCGGGAGACCAGGTCGGGCAACGCCCAAGGGCGGGGCAAAGGCGCTGGCCGTGGAAATGACGCGCCGCGCCGCCAGGGACGAGGTGCGGGCAAGGCGGTTCAGGCCGGTGCTGGCCAACAGGGAAGCGGCCAGCAGGGCGCGGCTTCCGGCTCACCGCAGCCGTCAGGCAGCCGCCATCCGGCGCGCCGGCGCATGCTGCGCGGGGCACGGGGTCGTGCCCAGCAGACGGGCGAGGGCATGGTGCAGCTGCCTGGGCAGGACATGTCCGGGATGGCCATGCCGAGTGGTCAGACTACGCCGGTGGATGGGAGCGTTGGGGGTGGCGAGGGTCAGCAGGCCGGGCGCCGGACCCGTGGCGGTCGGCGCAAGGCGGCGCAGGAGGTGGCTGGCGGCCAGCAGGCGCAGCGGACACGGCGGGGCAATCGTCGTCAGGTGGCCGAGGGGTCCTTGCCGGCAGATGATGCGGGCAAGCAGGCGCGGAGCAAGCGTCAGCTGCCGCGGCGTTCGCGCACGGCGGGTCGGCAGCAGTCACCCGAGAAGGTCGAGGCGCCGCGCATGGTGTCGGTGAAGACGCTGGAGCCCACCGCCGAGAAGAAGACGCTGACGGTGAGCGAGCGCCGGGGATGGACCGAGACCCGGTATCTGCCGCAGGCCGTGTCCTACAGTGGTGATACCGACTGGTCGAAGGTGGCGCGCGAGACCGTGCTGCCCGACCGCCGGCCGCGCCGCGTGAAGGAGCGCAATGGCAACGTGGCGCCCCGCAGTGGCAAGGGCAGTGGGCGCAACGGCAATGTGGCGCCCCGGAATCGGCAGGCCCCGGCGACGGGTCGCATCAATTATGAGGATGACGACTGGCAGCCTACGTCGGATTCGGCGCACCTGGAGGGCATCACCCGCTCGATGAAGCGGGATGGTCGTCAGCAGCGCTGGGGGGCGACGCCGGGCTTTGCGGCTCGGCTGGGCCAGCCCTTTGATCCCAATGCCGGTAGCGGCAACTGGGGCGGGCAGCGTGCACCGGGCAACGGTACGCCCCGTCAGCCGCGGGCCAAGCGTGCCGGTGGCAACGGCGGCAACGCGGCCCAGCAGCGACCCCGTCGCAAGAGTTTCGCCAAAGGACGCTGACCTGGTCCGAGCGGGGTTCTCCGGAGTCGGTCGGGGCGGTGCGCCTCGACCGGCGGGGTGTGGCCAGGGAGGGGCGATCTTGAGTTTCGACCATTCGTCGGCTACAATCAGCCGTCTTGCAGGATACCTTCGAAGGTGGCATTGCCGCCCGCAACAGCGAAGGGACCTGCTGGTTCCGGCGTCTTTGCAGGGCGCCGGCCGCAGCCGGTCCGCAGGTATGGCGGCCGGGTCGCCTTCACGGCCGCCACGGGGTGGCGGGTGCATGGCGCCGGTGGGTGTTCGGTCATGGCCGGGCTCCACGCCGTGGTACGGAATGGGCTGGCAAGCCCATTTTTTTTTATCCGTGGCGGGCGCAGCAATTCTGGCTGTTCGTGCGAGCACCGGCATGCACGGGTGGCAGTCTGGAAAATCGGTCGCGCAGGCGCGGCAGGGTAGGGTCAACAGGTGGGAAGCACTCCGGCAACAGTCAGCAACGTCGAATCGATGGTCGATCCCGTGGTCTCGGGCATGGGCTACGAAGTGGTGGACGTGGAGTTCGTCGCCGGTGGGCTGCTGCGCATCACCATCGAGAATGTCGATCATGCGCAGCCCATCACGCTGGATGACTGCGAACGGGTGAGCGAGCAGCTCTCGCACCTGTTCCTGGTGGAAGATGTGGATTATGACCGGCTGGAGATTTCCTCGCCGGGGCTGGACCGACGGCTGCGTCGTCCACAGGATTTTGCCCGCTTCACGGGTGACGAGGTGAAGCTCTGGCTGCGCATGCCGCAGGACGGCCGCCGCACCTTCGAGGGTGTGCTGCTGTCGGCGGAGCCGGCGCTGGCGCGGGTGCGCGAGCTGCTGGGTCCGGATGCCGCGCTGCCTGAGGTGGTGCAGGCCGGGGGCGCTGCGCCGGCCGAGAGTGACTGGCTGCTGGCCTGGCGCGAGAAGCCGGCGGACAACGCCCGTCCGGGGCGCAACCGGGGGGTGCCCGGTCGTCGGCCGCCGAAGGCGCGGCCCGTGCCTGCCGATCCGGTGGAAGCCGCGTTGCAGACGGCTGATGTGCGCTGGCTGCGGTTTGGATTTGAGCAAGTGGATCGGGCTCGGCTGGTGCCGAAGCCGGTTTTCTAGGGAGTGGTTATGCAGGGACGTGAATTGTTGCTGATGGTCGATGCGCTGGCGCGCGAGAAGAATGTTCCGCGCGACGTCGTGTTTGCCGCACTGGAGAGTGCGCTCGCGTCGGCAATGAAAAAGCGTTACAAGGACGAGGTGGACATCCGCGTGGCGATCAGCCGCGAGGATGGCAGCTACCGTGGCTTCCGTCGCTGGCAGGTGGTGCCCGACGGCGAGCTGGACGACCACGATCTGCAGATCATCCTGTCCGAGGCCCGCAAGCAGGATCCGGACATCCAGCTCGAGGAGTTCATCGAGGAAGAGCTGGAAGAGATCGAGTTCGGTCGCATCGGTGCACAGGCCGCCAAGCAGGTCATCCTGCAGAAGATCCGTGACGCCGAGCGTGAGCAGATCATCAACGACTTCCTCTCCCGCGGTGATTCGCTGCTGTCGGGCACGATCAAGCGTGTCGATCGCGAGGGCGCCATCATCGAGTCGGGCCGCATCGAGGCTCGCCTGCCGCGTGACCAGATGATCCCGAAGGAGAACCTGCGCAACGGCGACCGCGTGCGGGCCTGGGTGTCCCGCATCAATCGCGAGGGTCGTGGGCCGCAGCTCTTCCTGTCGCGCACGGCGCCCGAGTTCATCATGAAGCTCTTCGAGCTGGAAGTGCCCGAGATCGAGCAGGGGCTGCTGCAGATCCGCGCTGCTGCGCGTGATCCGGGGGTGCGCGCCAAGATTGCCGTGCATGCCACCGACAGCCGGGTCGATCCGATCGGCACCTGCGTGGGTGTGCGTGGTTCGCGCGTGCAGGCCGTGACGCAGGAGCTGGCTGGTGAGCGGGTTGACATCGTGCTGTGGTCGGAAGACCCGGCGCAGTTCGTGATCGGCGCGCTGGCGCCCGCCAACGTTTCCTCCATCCTGGTGGACGAGGAGCGTCACGTCATGGACGTGGTGGTGGACGAGGACAATCTGGCGCTGGCCATCGGTACGGGCGGCCGCAACGTGCGCCTGGCGTCCGAGCTGACCGGCTGGCAGATCAATCTGATGTCGGCCGAGGAAAGCGAGAAGAAGCAGGAAGACGAGCGGGCAGCGATCCGTGGCGTCTTCATGGAACGCCTGGACGTGGATGCCGAAGTGGCCGACATCCTGATCGACGAGGGCTTCACCAGCCTGGAAGAGATCGCCTACGTGCCGCTCAACGAGATGCTCGAGATCGAGGCCTTCGACGAGGACACGGTCAACGAGCTGCGCGAGCGGGCCCGCAATGCGCTGCTCACCCAGGCAATTGCCACCGAAGAGAAACTGAACGAGACCGCCGACGACCTGCTGTCGCTGGAGGGCATGGACCGCGAGCTGGCCGTGAAGCTGGCCGAGGCCAATGTCCGCACCCGCGACGACCTGGCCGAGCTGGCGGTGGATGAATTGATCGAAATCACCGAACTCGACGAGGAGCGGGCCAAGGCACTGATCCTGAAGGCTCGCGAGCACTGGTTCGTCGAGGAAGGCGGTGCGTGATGTCGATGTCGCCCCCGGATCCCGCGTCGGTCGGGGGTGACGATCGCAGGTGACGCACACACTGAATCGGTAGTAGCGGAAGGACACATGGCCAGTACGAACGTTGAGACATTTGCGGCGGAATTGCGAGTACCTGCAGAGGTGCTTCTGGAACAGTTGCGCGCAGCGGGTGTCGACAAGAAGACCCCCTCGGATCCGCTGTCGGAAGCGGACAAGGAGCGGTTGCTGTCGGCCTTGCGGGCGTCGCATGGTGCAGGGGGAGAGAATGCCCCCCGACGCCAGAAGATCACGGTGGTGCGCAAGCAGACTTCCGAGATCAAGCAGGCCGACTCCACGGGCAAGGCACGCACCATCCAGGTGGAGGTCCGTCGCAAGCGCACGTTCGTGAAGCGTGACGGCACCCCGGGCAATGCCCCTGCAGCGGCGGCACCGGAACCGGTTGCCGCGCCGGTGGCACCCCCGCCCCCGGTGAAATCGGCCAACTCGGTCATCGACGAGGAACAGCGTCGGCTGCGTGAGGAAGAGGCCCGTCGGCAGAAGGAGCTGATGGAGCGTCAGGCCCGCGAGCTGCGCGAGAAGACCGCACGGCTGGAGCGTGATCGCCAGCGCGAGAACGAGGCGATCGCCGAGGCCAGCCGCCGCGAGGAAGCCGCACGCGCCGAGCAGGAGCGTCTGGCGAAGATGCAGGCCGATGCCGAGCGTGAGGCCGAGGCTGCTCGGGCCATGCAGCGCAAGATGCGCGAGGAAGCGGGGGCCGCCGCAGCTGCTTCGGCCGCTGCACGCGACCAGGAACGCAAGCAGGCCGAGGAGAAGGCTGCTGCCGAGGCGGCCGAGCGCGCGGCCAAGCAGGAAGCTGCCCGCGTGGCGGCCGAAGAGGCCGCCGCTGCAGCCCGCAAGGCCAAGGAAGAGGCTGATGCCACTGCAGCGGCGCGTCGCCGCGCCGAGGCCGAGGTGGCCGCAATCAACCGTCTGCTGGAAGCCAGCCGGCGTCCGCCGCCGCCCCCGCCGCCGCCGGCTCCTCCGGCTGCGCAGCCGGCACCTGCTGCCGGTGCGGCCAAGGACCGTCGTGGTGGCACGCTGCATCGTCCGTCGGGCCAGCAGGCTGCGCCTGCACCGGCCGAGAACGCCGGTGGTGGTGGCCGCAACAAGCACGTCAAGTCCGAGAAGCTTTCGTCGTCCTGGCAGGATGACGCTTCCCGCAAGCGCCGTCCGACCAAGGGCGGACGCAACGACAGCAACGCGGGCAGCGGTACCGGCACGGGCTGGCGCACGCGTGGTCCGCGTCGTGGCAATGACCGCGATCGCCGTGGTGGCTTTGCCCAGGCGCAGCAGCCCGAGACGCCGATCGTGCGTGAAGTTCATGTGCCCGAGACCATCACGGTGGCCGATCTGGCCCACAAGATGGCCGTGAAGGCCACCGAGGTGATCAAGCAGCTGATGAAGCTGGGTCAGATGGTGACCATCAACCAGGTGCTGGACCAGGAAACCGCCATGATTCTGGTGGAGGAAATGGGCCACACCGCCATCGCGGCCAAGCTGGATGATCCGGAGGCCATGCTGGACGAAGTGGCTACCGAGGACGTGGGGCCGGCCGTGCCGCGGCCGCCGGTCGTGACCGTGATGGGTCACGTCGACCACGGCAAGACCTCGCTGCTGGACTACCTGCGGCGGACCAAGGTGGCGTCCGGCGAGGCCGGTGGCATTACCCAGCACATCGGTGCCTATCATGTGAAGACGCCGCGTGGCGTGGTCACGTTCCTCGATACCCCGGGTCACGCGGCCTTCACGGCGATGCGTGCGCGGGGTGCCAAGGCCACCGATATCGTGATTCTGGTGGTGGCGGCCGACGACGGCGTGATGCCGCAGACGATCGAGGCGATCTCGCACGCCCGGGCGGCTGAAGTGCCGCTGGTGGTGGCCATCACCAAGATCGACAAGCCCGAGGCCAATCCCGATCGCGTTCGCCAGGAGCTGGTGGCGCAGAGCGTGGTGCCCGAGGAGTACGGCGGTGACGTGCCCTTCGTGGGCGTGTCGGCCAAGACCGGCCAGGGCATCGACGACCTGCTGGAGAACGTGCTGCTGCAGGCCGAGATCCTGGAGCTGCGTGCCCCCGAGAAGGCGCCGGCACGCGGTCTGGTGATCGAGGCGCGGCTGGACAAGGGCCGTGGTCCGGTGGCCACCGTGCTGGTGCAGTCGGGTACGCTGTCGCGTGGTGACACGGTGCTGGTGGGTTCCACCTGGGGCCGGGTGCGTGCGATGATGGACGAAGCCGGCAAGAATGCTGCTTCGGCCACGCCGTCCATCCCGGTCGAGATCCAGGGCCTGAACGATGTGCCGCAGGC from Lautropia mirabilis harbors:
- the infB gene encoding translation initiation factor IF-2: MASTNVETFAAELRVPAEVLLEQLRAAGVDKKTPSDPLSEADKERLLSALRASHGAGGENAPRRQKITVVRKQTSEIKQADSTGKARTIQVEVRRKRTFVKRDGTPGNAPAAAAPEPVAAPVAPPPPVKSANSVIDEEQRRLREEEARRQKELMERQARELREKTARLERDRQRENEAIAEASRREEAARAEQERLAKMQADAEREAEAARAMQRKMREEAGAAAAASAAARDQERKQAEEKAAAEAAERAAKQEAARVAAEEAAAAARKAKEEADATAAARRRAEAEVAAINRLLEASRRPPPPPPPPAPPAAQPAPAAGAAKDRRGGTLHRPSGQQAAPAPAENAGGGGRNKHVKSEKLSSSWQDDASRKRRPTKGGRNDSNAGSGTGTGWRTRGPRRGNDRDRRGGFAQAQQPETPIVREVHVPETITVADLAHKMAVKATEVIKQLMKLGQMVTINQVLDQETAMILVEEMGHTAIAAKLDDPEAMLDEVATEDVGPAVPRPPVVTVMGHVDHGKTSLLDYLRRTKVASGEAGGITQHIGAYHVKTPRGVVTFLDTPGHAAFTAMRARGAKATDIVILVVAADDGVMPQTIEAISHARAAEVPLVVAITKIDKPEANPDRVRQELVAQSVVPEEYGGDVPFVGVSAKTGQGIDDLLENVLLQAEILELRAPEKAPARGLVIEARLDKGRGPVATVLVQSGTLSRGDTVLVGSTWGRVRAMMDEAGKNAASATPSIPVEIQGLNDVPQAGEELIALADERKAREIALFRQGKFRDVKLARQQAAKLENMFDQIGEGEVQTLPLIIKADVQGSQEALAHALLKLSNAEIKVQIVHAQVGGITESDINLAIASKAVVIGFNVRADQPARRMAETNGIDLRYYNIIYDAVDDVKSAMEGMLSPEKRETMLGMVEIRQVFRVTKVGTVAGCYVTEGLVRRDSEVRLLRDSTVIWTGRIESLKRFKDDAKEVKAGFECGITLHNYSDIQEGDQLEVFEVKEVARTLASAAGASAAD
- the rluB gene encoding 23S rRNA pseudouridine(2605) synthase RluB, producing MNTEQYEEDMQRDAAHEGQGASADPMLQTDTGTTSAGETAAPRKRAPRRKAAEADAADTGTPAPRTRRRKTAAKDDAEGVPGAEGAGDVSAEEPAAKTAKRVSRSRRKPAADAVATEAGVATEVGDAVSADAESADAEEAAAKPRRARTPRASTRRSKVASAEGVTATEVPVSEDGLSDASASVAPMGEASDDGIRAGRDVQPSSDDAGVDARWSASEVPSFGASADEDDFDDDDFRDEDDRYDDEDDFDDEDDGEEVPGEPVPFFAREASIGLRDAGRGTRRPVSPDAEKLHKILADAGIGSRRDMEELIIAGRVSVNGLPAHVGQRVGTEDVIRVNGKPLSRKRSAASQTPQVLLYHKPTGELVTRDDPGSRPKVFDRLPRLRGARWIAVGRLDLNSEGLLIFTTSGDLANKLMHPRYGWEREYAVRVLGRVDDGIRQQLLTGVTLEDGPATLQSIEDIGGEGANHWYRVVILEGRNREVRRLFDAVGLTVSRLVRIRFGPIALPPRLQRGRLHALTEAEVRQLQQQMRRHVAEMTDGAADAARETRSGNAQGRGKGAGRGNDAPRRQGRGAGKAVQAGAGQQGSGQQGAASGSPQPSGSRHPARRRMLRGARGRAQQTGEGMVQLPGQDMSGMAMPSGQTTPVDGSVGGGEGQQAGRRTRGGRRKAAQEVAGGQQAQRTRRGNRRQVAEGSLPADDAGKQARSKRQLPRRSRTAGRQQSPEKVEAPRMVSVKTLEPTAEKKTLTVSERRGWTETRYLPQAVSYSGDTDWSKVARETVLPDRRPRRVKERNGNVAPRSGKGSGRNGNVAPRNRQAPATGRINYEDDDWQPTSDSAHLEGITRSMKRDGRQQRWGATPGFAARLGQPFDPNAGSGNWGGQRAPGNGTPRQPRAKRAGGNGGNAAQQRPRRKSFAKGR
- the nusA gene encoding transcription termination factor NusA, translating into MQGRELLLMVDALAREKNVPRDVVFAALESALASAMKKRYKDEVDIRVAISREDGSYRGFRRWQVVPDGELDDHDLQIILSEARKQDPDIQLEEFIEEELEEIEFGRIGAQAAKQVILQKIRDAEREQIINDFLSRGDSLLSGTIKRVDREGAIIESGRIEARLPRDQMIPKENLRNGDRVRAWVSRINREGRGPQLFLSRTAPEFIMKLFELEVPEIEQGLLQIRAAARDPGVRAKIAVHATDSRVDPIGTCVGVRGSRVQAVTQELAGERVDIVLWSEDPAQFVIGALAPANVSSILVDEERHVMDVVVDEDNLALAIGTGGRNVRLASELTGWQINLMSAEESEKKQEDERAAIRGVFMERLDVDAEVADILIDEGFTSLEEIAYVPLNEMLEIEAFDEDTVNELRERARNALLTQAIATEEKLNETADDLLSLEGMDRELAVKLAEANVRTRDDLAELAVDELIEITELDEERAKALILKAREHWFVEEGGA
- the rimP gene encoding ribosome maturation factor RimP, whose translation is MVDPVVSGMGYEVVDVEFVAGGLLRITIENVDHAQPITLDDCERVSEQLSHLFLVEDVDYDRLEISSPGLDRRLRRPQDFARFTGDEVKLWLRMPQDGRRTFEGVLLSAEPALARVRELLGPDAALPEVVQAGGAAPAESDWLLAWREKPADNARPGRNRGVPGRRPPKARPVPADPVEAALQTADVRWLRFGFEQVDRARLVPKPVF